A stretch of Gemmatimonas aurantiaca T-27 DNA encodes these proteins:
- a CDS encoding N-acyl-D-amino-acid deacylase family protein, whose protein sequence is MISPRVSLFARAFFTCCTGLAGLFCLAGAAQAQETADTVDVLITGGQVYDGTGAPARTAAIGLRGDRIRFVGAVPRGVVARERIDARGLIVAPGFIDPHTHAYEGLPRLNATARQNASSLMQGVTTVVLGADGRGPIDVRIALDSAERAGLGTNTYALVGFGTVRGRVLGASSAPATPAQVTAMRALIVKGMEEGAYGVGSGLFYAPQSYSTTDEVLAVVSAARPFGGVYDTHQRDESSYTIGLFASVQESIRIGCESGLTTNIGHIKALGVDVWGKADSVLSIMGAARKRGCVVVADQYPWTASGTGLSAALLPRWVQAGGRDSLLARTNDGATRTRILTEMEENLRRRGGDSTLLLINGGVGSAPYIGKTLRDVSRSSGRSAVDAALGLIERGLDMGVASFNMTESDIETFMRDPFVMTSSDGSSGHPRLYGTFPRKIRRYVLDKPVITMARMVEASSGQVARTYGLTDRGALRPGAYADVIVFDPRTIRDEATYTEPTKLATGMRFVFVNGKAAVRDGSLTRALAGRALRKR, encoded by the coding sequence ATGATCTCGCCTCGTGTTTCCCTGTTCGCCCGCGCCTTCTTCACGTGTTGCACGGGTCTTGCCGGATTGTTCTGCCTCGCCGGCGCGGCACAGGCTCAGGAGACGGCCGACACTGTCGATGTGCTCATCACGGGCGGTCAGGTGTACGACGGCACCGGCGCGCCGGCACGCACAGCCGCCATTGGCCTGCGCGGTGATCGCATCCGATTTGTGGGCGCCGTACCTCGAGGGGTCGTCGCGCGGGAACGCATCGATGCGCGAGGATTGATCGTCGCACCGGGATTCATCGATCCGCACACCCACGCGTACGAAGGATTGCCTCGGCTCAATGCCACGGCGCGGCAGAATGCTTCATCGCTCATGCAGGGTGTCACCACCGTGGTGTTGGGTGCCGATGGTCGAGGTCCCATCGATGTGCGCATCGCGCTCGATTCTGCCGAGCGCGCCGGGTTGGGCACCAACACGTATGCCCTCGTGGGTTTTGGCACCGTGCGGGGGCGTGTACTGGGGGCGTCATCGGCACCGGCCACACCGGCACAGGTGACCGCGATGCGTGCGCTCATCGTGAAAGGCATGGAAGAGGGGGCCTATGGGGTGGGCTCCGGTCTTTTTTATGCGCCACAATCGTATTCCACCACCGATGAAGTGCTGGCTGTGGTCTCTGCGGCGCGACCATTCGGTGGTGTGTACGATACGCACCAGCGCGACGAGAGCTCGTACACCATCGGGCTGTTTGCATCCGTGCAGGAATCCATTCGCATCGGCTGCGAATCGGGACTCACCACCAACATCGGCCACATCAAGGCACTGGGTGTGGATGTGTGGGGCAAGGCCGACAGCGTGCTGTCGATCATGGGTGCGGCACGCAAGCGCGGTTGTGTGGTGGTGGCTGATCAGTACCCGTGGACGGCCAGTGGCACCGGCCTCAGTGCGGCGCTGTTGCCACGCTGGGTGCAAGCCGGTGGACGTGACTCTCTGCTTGCCCGCACGAACGATGGCGCCACACGGACGCGCATTCTCACGGAGATGGAAGAGAACCTGCGTCGCCGTGGTGGGGACAGCACACTGCTGCTGATCAACGGAGGTGTTGGTTCGGCACCGTACATCGGCAAGACGCTGCGTGACGTGTCGCGCAGCAGTGGGCGTTCGGCGGTGGATGCGGCGCTTGGTCTCATTGAACGTGGGCTCGACATGGGTGTGGCGTCATTCAACATGACGGAATCCGATATCGAGACGTTCATGCGTGATCCCTTCGTGATGACCAGCTCCGACGGATCCAGTGGTCACCCGCGTCTGTACGGCACATTTCCGCGCAAGATCCGCCGCTATGTGCTCGACAAGCCGGTGATCACGATGGCGCGCATGGTGGAAGCATCATCGGGTCAGGTGGCACGCACCTATGGACTCACGGATCGTGGGGCATTGCGTCCAGGCGCGTATGCCGATGTGATCGTGTTCGATCCACGTACCATTCGCGACGAAGCCACGTACACGGAGCCCACGAAACTGGCCACCGGCATGCGGTTCGTGTTCGTGAATGGAAAGGCGGCGGTGCGCGACGGATCGCTGACCCGCGCGCTGGCCGGCCGGGCGTTGCGTAAGCGGTAG
- a CDS encoding ornithine cyclodeaminase family protein codes for MSLESSADRKLLPQCTADQIHALLDWELLATALSDAFRAPPAVPTRHAHPLVAPGATGSTSDILLLMPAWNTEHIGIKLVTVLPDAPRHGGHTVDASYLLLDRLTGAPRLLLDGEALTVRRTAATSAVAARALAPAEADTLLVVGTGRLAAWMARAHVALRPSLRRVLIWGRRPDRADALAETVRSEWQRETPDIARTVQVIDSLEQGCRAAQIISCATTATEPVVQGAWLQPGTHVDLVGAFTPAMREVDDEAVRRSVLVVDDYDAALREAGDVLQPLANGTIGRDHLQADLREVLQGVHPGRQHAEQITMFKSVGHALEDLAAAALVFTRRGMS; via the coding sequence ATGTCTCTCGAATCCTCTGCCGACCGGAAGCTGCTGCCGCAGTGCACCGCTGACCAGATCCACGCCCTGCTCGATTGGGAGCTTTTGGCCACGGCGCTGAGCGACGCATTCCGCGCACCACCGGCGGTTCCCACGAGGCACGCGCATCCGCTGGTGGCACCGGGGGCGACCGGGTCAACCAGTGACATCCTGTTACTGATGCCGGCCTGGAATACGGAGCACATCGGCATCAAGCTGGTGACCGTGCTGCCCGACGCACCCCGGCATGGTGGGCACACCGTGGACGCCAGCTATCTCCTGCTCGACCGGCTCACGGGTGCGCCACGCCTGCTACTCGATGGGGAGGCGCTCACCGTACGCCGTACGGCGGCCACGTCGGCGGTGGCCGCGCGTGCGTTGGCGCCGGCGGAAGCCGACACCTTGCTCGTCGTGGGTACCGGCCGCCTCGCCGCCTGGATGGCACGTGCCCATGTGGCACTGCGACCCTCTCTCCGACGGGTGCTGATCTGGGGGCGACGACCGGATCGAGCCGACGCGCTCGCCGAGACCGTGCGGAGCGAATGGCAGCGCGAGACGCCCGATATCGCCCGTACAGTACAGGTCATCGATTCGCTCGAGCAGGGCTGCCGTGCCGCGCAGATCATCAGTTGTGCCACCACGGCCACCGAGCCGGTGGTGCAGGGGGCATGGCTGCAACCCGGCACACATGTCGATCTCGTGGGGGCGTTTACCCCAGCCATGCGCGAAGTGGACGACGAGGCGGTGCGTCGCTCGGTGCTCGTGGTGGATGACTACGACGCAGCGCTGCGGGAAGCCGGTGATGTACTCCAGCCTCTCGCCAATGGCACGATTGGCCGCGATCATCTACAGGCCGACTTGCGCGAGGTCTTGCAGGGCGTGCATCCGGGCCGGCAGCACGCCGAACAGATCACGATGTTCAAGTCCGTGGGCCATGCCCTCGAAGATCTCGCGGCGGCAGCACTGGTCTTCACGCGACGTGGCATGTCATGA
- a CDS encoding NAD(P)/FAD-dependent oxidoreductase, with the protein MERVVIVGGGVMGSAVAWFLAHDHGIRATVLERDASYTWASSARSACAIRQQFSTAINIRVSQSSLAFYRAIGEALKVGDDRPSIGLVEPGYLYLAATGDGALLLREQHALQASHDVHTALLDAPALSARFPWLHTDDVTLGSLGLSTATSGEGWFDGYAAMQAFRLAAIAAGAEFVEAEADQFERRDDGHGAHVQAVRCTDGRVFPADAVVIATGAWSGHVTTRLGAPLPVFARKRDVFAVEADIALPDAPLLIDPSGVWFRPEQEHGRFLCGAPPRIDDNDVPLDRVDHALFEEFIWPALAHRVPAFDALRVTASWAGYYEMNDFDHNGLVGRMPSFDNVYAACGFSGHGLQQAPAVGQGLAELIATGAYRSIDLAPFGIERIAEGRPLLERNVI; encoded by the coding sequence ATGGAGCGTGTGGTTATTGTGGGTGGCGGCGTGATGGGCTCAGCGGTGGCCTGGTTTTTGGCTCACGACCATGGAATACGCGCCACGGTGCTGGAACGCGACGCGTCCTACACCTGGGCATCAAGCGCCCGCTCAGCCTGCGCCATCCGGCAGCAGTTTTCCACCGCCATCAATATCCGCGTCTCGCAATCGAGTCTCGCCTTCTATCGCGCCATCGGTGAGGCCCTGAAGGTTGGCGATGACCGACCGTCCATTGGTCTGGTGGAGCCGGGCTACTTGTATCTCGCGGCTACCGGCGATGGGGCGCTGCTCTTGCGTGAGCAACACGCGCTCCAGGCATCACACGATGTACACACGGCACTGCTCGACGCGCCGGCGCTTTCTGCCCGCTTCCCCTGGCTGCACACCGACGACGTCACACTCGGCTCGCTGGGTCTCTCCACGGCCACCAGCGGTGAAGGTTGGTTCGATGGCTATGCGGCCATGCAGGCATTCCGCCTGGCGGCCATCGCGGCGGGTGCGGAATTCGTAGAAGCGGAAGCAGACCAGTTCGAACGACGTGATGACGGGCATGGAGCTCATGTGCAGGCGGTGCGCTGCACCGATGGTCGCGTCTTCCCTGCCGATGCTGTGGTGATTGCGACGGGTGCGTGGTCGGGCCATGTGACCACTCGACTCGGGGCGCCATTGCCGGTGTTTGCCCGCAAGCGCGATGTGTTCGCCGTCGAAGCGGACATCGCGCTGCCTGACGCGCCACTGCTCATCGACCCGTCAGGCGTGTGGTTCCGTCCCGAGCAAGAGCACGGGCGCTTTCTCTGCGGTGCGCCGCCACGCATCGACGACAACGATGTGCCACTCGATCGAGTGGATCATGCGTTGTTCGAAGAGTTCATCTGGCCCGCTCTCGCGCATCGGGTGCCGGCGTTCGATGCGCTGCGTGTCACGGCGTCGTGGGCTGGCTACTACGAGATGAACGACTTCGACCACAACGGACTGGTGGGACGCATGCCGTCATTCGACAACGTGTACGCGGCGTGTGGATTCTCCGGTCACGGACTGCAGCAAGCACCGGCGGTCGGGCAAGGGCTCGCGGAACTGATCGCGACGGGGGCCTATCGATCCATCGATCTGGCACCATTCGGGATCGAGCGCATTGCTGAAGGACGGCCGTTGCTCGAACGCAATGTCATTTGA
- a CDS encoding PEP-CTERM sorting domain-containing protein: protein MIRSTFLRSAAVLTLLVSSFSSAEAQGRVFVNNDEWTLDQSGISQAGAGNVTQFTRNLASWLTGGTSGSVLIASGNFGFPTSAIGNDLSTGGYTFSTTNNNSGASLAVFTGYSAVFVDASTIAASSNAQLQADLQSYVLGGGSVFVNLGTGVMSSANEAAAFNTFLGHFGIQAAASYNGIGGVHNTSTWSSAAPYGAGLFGGVSQLYSNNGNSLSLGGPNGAGYTAQIFGDGLYAASARASVVPEPSTVTLLVVGLAAVGLAARRRRA, encoded by the coding sequence ATGATCCGATCGACGTTCCTCCGCAGTGCTGCCGTCCTCACGCTGTTGGTGTCGTCGTTTTCCTCAGCCGAAGCGCAAGGTCGCGTTTTCGTCAACAACGACGAATGGACACTCGACCAGTCGGGCATCTCGCAGGCGGGTGCGGGGAACGTGACGCAGTTCACCCGCAACCTGGCCTCATGGCTCACGGGCGGCACCTCCGGTTCGGTGCTGATCGCCAGCGGCAATTTCGGGTTTCCAACGTCCGCCATTGGCAATGACCTGAGCACTGGCGGTTACACCTTTTCCACGACCAACAACAATTCCGGCGCCAGTCTGGCGGTGTTCACCGGATACAGCGCCGTCTTTGTCGACGCGAGCACGATCGCAGCAAGCAGCAATGCCCAACTGCAGGCCGATCTACAGAGCTATGTCCTGGGCGGTGGCAGTGTGTTCGTGAATCTGGGGACTGGTGTCATGTCCTCGGCCAACGAGGCGGCGGCGTTCAACACGTTCCTTGGCCATTTTGGCATCCAGGCCGCCGCCTCATACAACGGCATCGGTGGTGTTCACAACACCTCCACCTGGTCGTCCGCCGCACCCTATGGTGCCGGGCTTTTCGGCGGGGTCTCGCAGCTCTATTCCAACAACGGCAACAGCCTGTCGCTGGGTGGACCGAATGGAGCCGGATATACCGCGCAGATCTTCGGCGACGGTCTGTATGCAGCATCCGCGCGCGCGAGTGTGGTGCCGGAGCCGTCGACCGTGACGCTCCTGGTGGTTGGTCTGGCAGCCGTCGGGCTGGCGGCGCGTCGTCGCCGGGCCTGA